The Desulfoscipio gibsoniae DSM 7213 genome contains a region encoding:
- a CDS encoding enoyl-CoA hydratase/isomerase family protein has protein sequence MGYSNLLLEKENGIALLTLNRPEVNNALDRQTWLELGEAIKEVQADVSVRVLIITGAGERAFAAGADVRWLKERPPLDLLERGPQAIMCELERMPKPVIAAINGYALGGGCELAMACDVRIACEKAKFGQPEINLGILPGGGGTQRLSQLVGKGKAKELIFTGDIIDAREAEKIGLVNKVVPAEQLMSTAMDMARKMAGKSPVALRVVKSVIDVGTGTDFVTALAFEQFGQTILWGTEDRVEGMEAFLSKRSAKFTGK, from the coding sequence ATGGGTTACTCTAACTTGCTGTTAGAAAAAGAAAATGGCATAGCCCTGCTTACCCTGAACCGGCCTGAGGTGAATAATGCCCTGGATCGACAGACCTGGCTCGAGTTAGGTGAGGCTATCAAAGAAGTTCAGGCAGATGTAAGCGTTCGGGTGCTGATTATTACCGGCGCCGGAGAACGGGCGTTTGCCGCCGGGGCTGATGTTAGGTGGTTAAAAGAGCGTCCCCCGTTGGATCTGCTTGAACGCGGCCCACAGGCCATCATGTGTGAGTTGGAAAGGATGCCTAAACCGGTAATCGCTGCCATCAACGGTTATGCCCTTGGAGGCGGCTGCGAATTGGCCATGGCTTGTGACGTTCGCATAGCATGTGAAAAAGCCAAATTTGGTCAACCGGAGATTAACCTGGGAATTCTGCCCGGGGGCGGAGGCACACAACGCCTGTCACAATTAGTGGGCAAGGGCAAGGCCAAGGAACTTATTTTTACAGGGGATATAATTGATGCCCGTGAAGCCGAGAAAATTGGTCTGGTCAATAAAGTAGTGCCGGCGGAACAATTAATGAGTACGGCCATGGATATGGCCAGAAAAATGGCCGGCAAAAGTCCGGTGGCACTTCGTGTGGTCAAGTCGGTAATTGATGTGGGCACGGGAACTGATTTTGTTACAGCACTGGCTTTTGAACAATTTGGGCAAACGATTTTATGGGGAACAGAGGACAGGGTAGAGGGCATGGAAGCTTTTTTATCAAAACGCTCAGCTAAGTTCACAGGTAAATAA
- a CDS encoding enoyl-CoA hydratase/isomerase family protein, translating to MLLYEELENKVAVLTINRPDKLNALNISLLQELASTLERIEQSDIRVVVITGAGTKAFVAGADLEEIAACSPFELWSFLRQGQNVLRLIEGLSKPVITAINGIALGGGFELALACSLRIAGEKSYFAFPEASLGLMPGFGGTQRLPKAIGKTVALEYLLTGSKLSAEEAYRLGLINKVVKIDELRSKALEMANKIANQSPAAVRFILQSVQGGYELAGERGELLEAGLTALCSATEDSREGLAAFKERRKPVFTGC from the coding sequence ATGCTTTTATATGAAGAATTAGAAAATAAAGTGGCCGTGCTGACAATTAACCGTCCGGACAAGTTAAACGCCCTAAATATCAGTTTACTCCAGGAACTGGCTTCTACCCTGGAACGCATTGAGCAAAGCGATATACGGGTAGTTGTTATTACTGGAGCGGGAACAAAGGCCTTTGTGGCAGGCGCTGACCTGGAAGAGATTGCCGCTTGTTCACCTTTCGAATTATGGAGCTTTCTCCGGCAGGGACAGAATGTTTTGCGCCTTATTGAAGGATTGAGTAAACCAGTGATCACTGCCATTAACGGTATTGCTCTGGGTGGCGGTTTTGAGCTGGCCTTGGCCTGTTCGCTCCGCATTGCCGGGGAGAAGTCCTATTTTGCCTTTCCGGAGGCAAGTCTGGGTTTGATGCCGGGGTTTGGCGGAACCCAGAGACTACCAAAGGCTATCGGGAAAACAGTGGCTTTGGAATACCTTTTGACAGGGTCCAAATTAAGCGCGGAGGAGGCCTATCGCCTTGGTTTAATTAACAAAGTGGTTAAAATAGATGAACTTCGCTCTAAAGCGCTGGAAATGGCCAACAAAATTGCTAATCAGTCACCTGCGGCTGTGCGTTTTATTCTCCAGTCTGTCCAGGGCGGGTATGAACTGGCAGGGGAGCGTGGTGAACTGTTAGAGGCCGGACTGACTGCTCTGTGTAGTGCTACGGAAGATAGTCGTGAAGGTTTGGCCGCTTTTAAAGAAAGAAGAAAGCCTGTTTTTACAGGATGTTAA
- a CDS encoding 3-hydroxyacyl-CoA dehydrogenase family protein, with protein MYKKLLGGLVMEIKSVLVVGAGQMGSGIAQVCVQGGCQVFFYDSNPDAMKKGVAIIDKFLTSSMNKGKYTPEQKQAMMDNIKLIANYEEAKEADLVIEAVVENMAAKQQVHAELDAVMKPEAILSSCTSALPISEMGSVTKRQNKFIGIHFHNPVPVMKIVELIRGLETDDETYQISDKFVRKLNKTPVVVKDVPGFITNRVKIPELVEAIRALSEGIATAEDIDTAFREGFNYPFGPLQLCDFIGLDTLLHIMDDLYANYADTRYFAPPLLRKKVALGHLGRKTGRGIYDYSAK; from the coding sequence ATCTATAAAAAATTATTAGGAGGGTTAGTAATGGAAATAAAAAGCGTATTGGTTGTTGGTGCGGGGCAAATGGGTAGCGGTATTGCCCAGGTATGTGTGCAAGGGGGTTGCCAGGTATTTTTCTATGATAGTAACCCAGACGCTATGAAAAAAGGTGTGGCTATCATCGACAAGTTTTTAACCAGTTCAATGAATAAAGGTAAGTACACACCTGAACAGAAACAAGCAATGATGGATAATATCAAGTTGATTGCCAATTATGAGGAAGCCAAGGAAGCTGACCTGGTCATTGAAGCAGTAGTCGAAAATATGGCGGCCAAACAGCAGGTTCACGCCGAACTTGACGCAGTTATGAAGCCGGAGGCAATCCTGTCCTCTTGTACCTCGGCGCTGCCCATCAGCGAAATGGGATCAGTAACCAAGCGACAAAACAAATTTATCGGTATTCACTTCCATAACCCTGTGCCGGTCATGAAAATAGTGGAATTGATCAGAGGCCTTGAGACTGACGATGAGACTTATCAAATATCAGATAAATTCGTCCGCAAGCTAAATAAGACACCGGTGGTAGTCAAGGATGTGCCCGGTTTTATCACCAACCGCGTAAAAATACCGGAACTGGTCGAAGCAATTCGTGCTTTATCCGAGGGGATTGCTACGGCGGAAGATATTGATACAGCCTTTAGGGAAGGGTTTAACTACCCGTTTGGGCCACTTCAGTTATGTGATTTCATTGGTTTAGACACCTTGCTCCACATTATGGACGACTTATACGCCAACTATGCAGACACGCGTTATTTTGCGCCGCCTTTGCTGAGAAAGAAGGTAGCACTTGGTCACTTGGGCCGCAAAACCGGTCGTGGTATTTATGATTACTCTGCAAAATAA
- a CDS encoding enoyl-CoA hydratase/isomerase family protein, which yields MDFKTIQLEIVDSVGVIYLNQPESRNALSLEMREELRVAMEGWAREAGVKVIIITGKGAAFCAGGDIRTMGNFKPTQGRERMKNVHRFVMTLRNLEKPIIAAVNGPAFGAGWSLALLCDLIVASEKARFSLAFVKVGLVPDWGSIYLLPRMIGLLKAKELMMTGRAIDAAEAYNLGLVNKVVPPEQLFTSAMELARELAQGPPLALGMLKNLVNRSPEVGFLTLLEEEALVQDICLQTEDHREGVRAFFEKRKPRFTGTL from the coding sequence GTGGATTTTAAAACCATTCAACTTGAGATAGTAGATTCTGTTGGGGTAATTTACCTAAACCAACCGGAATCCCGTAATGCCTTAAGTCTGGAGATGCGGGAAGAATTAAGGGTGGCAATGGAAGGCTGGGCACGGGAAGCAGGGGTAAAAGTAATTATAATTACCGGTAAGGGGGCGGCTTTTTGCGCCGGTGGGGACATACGGACGATGGGTAACTTTAAACCAACCCAAGGTCGCGAACGTATGAAAAACGTCCACCGGTTTGTAATGACTTTACGCAATCTGGAAAAGCCAATCATTGCAGCGGTTAACGGGCCTGCTTTTGGCGCTGGATGGAGCTTGGCCTTATTGTGTGATTTAATTGTTGCTTCGGAAAAGGCCCGCTTTTCCCTTGCATTCGTCAAAGTAGGGCTAGTCCCTGATTGGGGAAGCATTTATCTGTTGCCCCGAATGATTGGTTTACTAAAGGCCAAGGAGTTAATGATGACGGGACGCGCTATAGATGCTGCGGAGGCGTACAACTTGGGTTTGGTAAATAAAGTGGTTCCGCCGGAGCAACTCTTTACGTCGGCAATGGAGTTGGCACGTGAACTGGCCCAAGGTCCGCCCCTGGCCCTGGGTATGCTTAAGAACCTTGTAAACCGTAGCCCTGAAGTTGGTTTCTTAACATTGCTGGAAGAAGAGGCACTGGTTCAGGATATTTGCCTGCAAACCGAAGATCACCGTGAAGGGGTCAGAGCCTTTTTTGAAAAACGCAAGCCACGGTTTACCGGTACTTTGTAA
- a CDS encoding amidohydrolase family protein, with protein sequence MSDKDKKKDISLEEIKAIDTMCRPFYPSTEHLKAMFQSYEFQTMAATTFGGVLKKAGIDKLEEAWKAMLAMGVKGSMDGMLAEMEQVGVEYVFIDQMVQWSQRDQKYVSGYATIEEIAGWIKESGGKVVGGVGYNPLKIEESLKEIDRAVKDYNFKYVWIQTGSFGLKLNDKRYYPLYAKCLELGIPVCMQTGQSAEPLPTDQLRPMFADEVAIHFPNLVIVLTHTGWPWVSEWISMVWRHPNVYGNIGAYMPSSLDPALVRFMDGPGRQKVLWGTNGLGLTRCKKELLELPIKDASKKAVLYDNARRVFRV encoded by the coding sequence ATGTCAGATAAAGATAAGAAGAAAGATATTTCATTGGAAGAAATAAAGGCAATTGATACTATGTGTCGTCCATTTTACCCCAGTACGGAACACCTTAAGGCCATGTTTCAAAGTTATGAGTTCCAAACCATGGCGGCTACTACGTTTGGTGGTGTGCTGAAAAAAGCAGGCATAGATAAATTAGAAGAAGCATGGAAAGCTATGCTTGCCATGGGTGTTAAAGGCTCAATGGATGGTATGCTGGCAGAGATGGAGCAAGTAGGTGTGGAGTATGTATTTATTGACCAGATGGTGCAATGGTCCCAGCGTGATCAGAAATATGTAAGCGGTTACGCCACCATTGAAGAGATTGCCGGATGGATTAAGGAATCCGGGGGCAAGGTTGTCGGTGGTGTGGGCTACAATCCCTTAAAGATAGAAGAAAGCCTTAAAGAAATAGACCGGGCGGTAAAAGATTATAACTTTAAGTATGTTTGGATCCAAACAGGTAGTTTTGGCTTAAAGTTAAATGATAAAAGATATTATCCCCTATATGCCAAATGCCTGGAATTAGGTATTCCAGTTTGTATGCAAACGGGTCAGTCAGCGGAACCTCTGCCAACTGATCAATTACGTCCCATGTTTGCCGATGAAGTAGCCATTCATTTCCCCAATCTTGTAATAGTGCTTACTCATACCGGTTGGCCCTGGGTAAGTGAGTGGATATCTATGGTTTGGCGGCACCCGAACGTTTATGGGAATATTGGTGCTTATATGCCGTCATCCCTTGATCCTGCCCTGGTTCGCTTTATGGATGGTCCAGGTAGGCAGAAGGTTCTTTGGGGCACCAATGGTCTTGGACTTACCCGTTGTAAAAAAGAATTATTGGAACTGCCAATTAAAGATGCATCTAAGAAAGCTGTTTTATACGATAATGCTCGTCGCGTATTTAGGGTTTAA
- a CDS encoding aldehyde ferredoxin oxidoreductase N-terminal domain-containing protein, whose product MRYAETGYNLEIDLSQGNIEKVETDPKLTELHLGGLGTNAKILWDRVPPEVEPFSPDNLLIFGTGLLCGTPAPCANRTIVTTISPQTLLMAYSMMGGFLGQELKHAGCDKIVIRGKSPGLVYLWINNDKVEIRDASHLQGKGTIETAELIRQELKEPDAQVAAIGLAGENRVFYASIESDKSSASRQGIGAVMGDKRLKAIAVRGTKDINIARPAEFMEISNEVLEYIRHRLENPLKLPEGMPVILGYLGIQEMSLHDEEWHTTNFAWGNARHRRKDFWTKEIEESWKETQEKAVTRLVGCYNCPVRCGGAISQRGIRSYMMKCYSKLTYTMAAMSDLDFGFKIVAQGQEYGVDGYTTPQIMAFALELYEAGILTDQDMPGMPSDNEGRFYWLLDRIVRREGIGDILADGTYWAAKKIGKGAEAFAHNNIKKHEQLPLKLGILNPIYYLMYCTNEKINITQIEGQFPQSPHLSREDREEFVKDWTQVPDEKFKEYFVNWEPRTFPHYPPPEAVCDIVDWQEAMHYIDDATGICAAVSSFVLKPPYNIHNLSALISTATGLDIDKDKLWEITRRNRTMIRAINVRRGMRRKDEKPPEDHWKKRFPELEAKLLDEYYKYKGWDKEGIPTKEFLHELGLDYVIEDFEKRRIYSNNGDTPSGEIPAVKEREV is encoded by the coding sequence GTGAGGTATGCAGAGACAGGGTATAATCTGGAAATAGATTTATCCCAAGGAAACATTGAGAAAGTAGAAACCGACCCCAAATTGACCGAACTTCACCTTGGGGGGCTGGGTACTAATGCCAAAATACTATGGGATAGGGTTCCTCCTGAAGTCGAACCCTTTTCTCCTGATAATTTACTGATATTTGGTACCGGTCTTTTATGTGGCACACCGGCTCCTTGTGCTAATCGTACCATTGTTACTACCATTTCTCCTCAGACTTTATTAATGGCCTATTCAATGATGGGGGGATTTTTGGGACAGGAGCTGAAACATGCCGGTTGCGACAAAATAGTGATTCGTGGCAAGTCCCCTGGTCTTGTTTATTTATGGATAAACAATGACAAAGTGGAAATACGTGATGCCAGTCACCTTCAAGGGAAAGGCACTATTGAAACTGCAGAACTTATTCGACAGGAGTTGAAGGAGCCGGACGCCCAGGTAGCGGCCATTGGTCTGGCTGGTGAAAATAGGGTATTTTATGCTTCCATCGAGTCAGACAAATCCAGCGCCAGCCGACAAGGGATAGGCGCTGTTATGGGAGATAAAAGGTTGAAGGCGATAGCAGTTCGTGGAACAAAGGACATCAATATTGCCCGGCCGGCTGAATTTATGGAGATAAGCAACGAAGTACTGGAATACATACGACACCGGTTGGAAAATCCACTTAAACTACCAGAGGGCATGCCGGTCATTTTAGGATATCTTGGGATACAAGAGATGTCATTACATGATGAGGAGTGGCATACCACCAATTTTGCCTGGGGTAATGCCCGCCATCGTAGAAAAGATTTTTGGACAAAGGAAATTGAAGAGAGTTGGAAGGAGACTCAGGAAAAAGCAGTAACACGGTTAGTTGGTTGCTATAACTGCCCGGTTAGATGCGGTGGAGCCATATCTCAGCGGGGAATTCGCAGCTACATGATGAAATGTTACTCGAAACTTACTTATACCATGGCAGCCATGTCTGATCTGGATTTTGGTTTTAAAATTGTTGCTCAAGGCCAGGAGTATGGAGTGGACGGATACACAACCCCCCAGATTATGGCATTTGCCCTTGAGCTTTATGAAGCCGGCATTTTGACTGACCAGGATATGCCGGGAATGCCGTCCGATAACGAGGGAAGATTTTACTGGTTACTTGATAGAATTGTCCGTCGGGAGGGGATAGGAGATATTTTAGCAGACGGCACATATTGGGCGGCCAAAAAGATTGGCAAAGGTGCTGAAGCTTTTGCTCATAATAACATTAAGAAACATGAGCAGCTGCCTCTCAAGCTGGGGATACTGAATCCCATTTATTACCTCATGTATTGTACCAATGAGAAGATAAACATTACCCAAATTGAAGGGCAATTCCCTCAGTCCCCACATCTTAGCAGAGAGGACAGGGAGGAGTTCGTAAAGGATTGGACCCAGGTTCCTGACGAAAAGTTTAAGGAATATTTTGTAAATTGGGAACCGCGCACCTTCCCTCATTATCCACCTCCTGAAGCAGTTTGTGATATCGTAGACTGGCAAGAGGCGATGCATTACATTGATGACGCCACCGGCATCTGCGCAGCTGTGTCATCATTTGTCCTGAAACCTCCCTATAATATACACAATTTATCGGCTTTAATCTCAACAGCGACCGGACTGGATATTGATAAAGATAAATTATGGGAAATAACCAGGCGAAACCGAACTATGATTAGAGCCATTAACGTAAGAAGAGGCATGAGGAGAAAAGATGAGAAACCGCCGGAGGACCATTGGAAAAAGAGATTTCCAGAGCTTGAAGCCAAGCTCTTAGATGAGTATTACAAATACAAGGGGTGGGATAAAGAGGGTATTCCTACGAAAGAGTTTTTACATGAATTGGGTTTAGATTACGTTATCGAAGATTTCGAAAAGAGAAGAATCTATTCAAATAATGGTGATACACCTTCCGGAGAGATCCCGGCGGTAAAAGAGAGGGAGGTGTAG
- a CDS encoding (Fe-S)-binding protein has product MEIEAPIKEVVEEIKESGGDAVKFCYQCGKCDTVCPWNKVRKFSMRKLIREATFGLTEIEHEEIWRCTTCGKCVQRCPRDVQQIQNMIALRRMATGYGVFPTAIKPVRTVSAGLTADGNPFGEDRTKRAQWAKGHSVKTFEEGMEILYFPGCYLSYDARLKKVAVATAKILNKAGVNFGILGAEENCCGESIRKTGNEDLFKQLARENIKTFIDNGVKKILVSSPHCYHTFKNEYPEFNVHFEIVHISQYIFELINEGRIQISKEYAKKITYHDPCYLGRHNGIYDEPRGVLQKIPGLELIEMPEAREDSLCCGMGGGRIWMETPMSERFANLRLEQAIRGGAEELVTACPYCITNFEDSRVVLNYDDVIQIKDITEVLQEVI; this is encoded by the coding sequence GTGGAGATTGAAGCCCCGATCAAAGAGGTCGTCGAAGAAATAAAAGAGAGCGGTGGAGACGCCGTCAAATTCTGTTACCAATGCGGTAAATGCGATACTGTTTGCCCCTGGAACAAGGTAAGAAAGTTCAGTATGCGCAAACTAATCCGGGAAGCGACATTTGGTTTGACCGAGATAGAACACGAAGAGATCTGGCGTTGTACCACCTGCGGCAAGTGCGTTCAGAGATGCCCCAGGGACGTACAGCAGATCCAAAATATGATTGCATTGCGCAGGATGGCCACGGGATACGGTGTATTTCCCACCGCCATCAAGCCTGTCCGCACCGTAAGCGCAGGCTTAACCGCAGATGGTAACCCTTTCGGTGAAGATCGCACCAAAAGGGCCCAATGGGCCAAGGGTCACTCTGTAAAAACCTTCGAAGAAGGGATGGAAATATTATATTTCCCCGGCTGTTACTTAAGCTATGACGCAAGATTAAAGAAAGTAGCTGTTGCCACAGCCAAAATCCTCAACAAGGCAGGGGTGAATTTTGGGATACTGGGAGCCGAGGAGAATTGCTGCGGTGAAAGCATCCGCAAGACAGGCAATGAGGATTTATTCAAGCAATTAGCCAGGGAAAATATCAAAACCTTTATCGACAACGGGGTCAAAAAAATCCTTGTTTCTTCCCCTCATTGCTATCACACCTTCAAGAATGAGTATCCCGAATTCAATGTGCACTTTGAGATAGTACATATCTCTCAGTATATATTCGAACTGATTAATGAGGGAAGGATTCAGATCAGTAAAGAATATGCCAAAAAAATCACCTATCATGACCCCTGTTACCTGGGCCGGCATAATGGCATATATGACGAACCACGGGGAGTCTTACAGAAGATACCCGGTTTGGAACTGATCGAAATGCCTGAAGCTCGGGAAGATAGCCTTTGCTGCGGTATGGGCGGAGGCAGGATCTGGATGGAGACACCAATGTCTGAAAGGTTCGCCAACTTAAGATTAGAACAAGCTATTAGGGGTGGGGCTGAAGAATTGGTTACTGCCTGCCCATATTGCATTACCAACTTTGAGGATAGCAGGGTAGTCCTGAATTATGATGATGTTATCCAGATTAAGGACATCACGGAGGTCCTCCAAGAAGTTATTTAG
- the fdhD gene encoding formate dehydrogenase accessory sulfurtransferase FdhD, with the protein MQKAGVSNMKGVATDIVCYRFSEEGWSSTTVYVPSEIELTIYVNQQELVTILCTPTKLNSLVLGFLYGEGIISGIGDVVSMRMCEDVSLADVRLKNPDYKLPTQRTITSGCGGGATFTARGQRVDSDFVVKPREVLSLMKQLLEQMELYRLSGGVHTSALSDTRNLLVIAEDIGRHNTLDKIQGECLLRELSTRDRLLLTTGRISSEMLLKAAKMQTPVVVSRHSPTGSAVSLAQDLGIVLVCHARGGRLQVYTHPERLDCLTD; encoded by the coding sequence ATGCAAAAAGCTGGAGTATCAAATATGAAAGGTGTCGCTACGGACATTGTCTGCTACCGCTTTTCGGAAGAAGGATGGTCAAGTACCACAGTTTACGTGCCCAGCGAGATAGAACTTACAATATATGTTAATCAACAGGAACTGGTTACCATCCTTTGCACTCCAACCAAGCTGAATAGTCTTGTCCTCGGATTCCTGTACGGAGAGGGAATCATCTCAGGCATCGGTGACGTTGTGAGCATGCGGATGTGTGAGGACGTATCGCTGGCCGATGTGAGGCTTAAAAATCCCGATTACAAGTTGCCAACGCAGCGGACAATTACCTCCGGTTGCGGTGGCGGTGCAACTTTCACAGCTCGCGGACAAAGGGTTGATTCGGATTTTGTTGTCAAACCAAGGGAAGTGCTGTCATTGATGAAGCAGCTTCTAGAGCAGATGGAGCTGTATCGTCTCAGTGGTGGAGTGCACACTTCAGCCCTGTCCGATACCAGGAACTTGCTGGTAATAGCTGAGGATATTGGACGACATAACACATTGGATAAAATACAGGGCGAATGTCTGTTGAGGGAATTATCAACCAGAGACCGACTGCTATTAACGACCGGTCGCATATCATCGGAGATGTTACTCAAGGCAGCTAAGATGCAAACCCCGGTTGTTGTTTCGCGGCACTCACCGACAGGGAGCGCCGTTTCGCTTGCTCAGGATCTGGGCATTGTCCTGGTCTGCCATGCGCGCGGAGGCCGGCTGCAGGTGTACACCCACCCGGAGCGACTTGACTGCTTAACAGATTAA